Proteins encoded together in one Candidatus Marinimicrobia bacterium CG08_land_8_20_14_0_20_45_22 window:
- a CDS encoding RNA polymerase subunit sigma, translating to MEKKTVKDSNRALSRYLEEIGKYSPLKPDQEIELAQRIRKGEVGALRELTEANLRFVVSVAKDYQGKGLPLTDLINEGNLGLIKAAKRFDETRGFKFISYAVWWIRQSILQALAEDSRIIRLPQNRVGMISRIAREAEVLEHQYERAPMQDEIATELGLNSIDVEDAIKISKRHHSLDTPFREGEDNTLIDVLHDHGQKSPDSGLMTESLKQEIRDSLNTLKDRERDVIKMYFGIDREYALTLNEIGEEFNLTRERVRQIKENAIRRLRHKSRSTELKSFLG from the coding sequence ATGGAAAAGAAGACAGTTAAAGATTCAAACCGAGCGCTAAGCAGATACCTTGAAGAGATTGGAAAGTACAGTCCGCTCAAGCCGGATCAGGAGATTGAACTGGCTCAGAGAATCCGAAAGGGTGAGGTTGGCGCGTTGAGAGAATTGACCGAGGCGAATCTGCGATTCGTCGTCAGCGTCGCCAAAGATTATCAGGGTAAGGGATTGCCGCTGACCGACCTAATTAATGAAGGTAATCTGGGCTTGATCAAAGCCGCCAAGCGATTCGACGAGACGCGCGGATTTAAATTCATTTCCTACGCCGTTTGGTGGATTCGCCAATCCATTCTTCAGGCGTTGGCTGAAGATTCGCGCATCATTCGCCTTCCACAAAATAGAGTTGGAATGATTAGCAGAATTGCGCGAGAGGCGGAAGTTCTCGAACATCAGTACGAACGTGCGCCCATGCAGGATGAAATCGCAACGGAACTCGGATTGAATTCTATTGATGTGGAGGACGCTATAAAAATATCCAAGCGGCATCATTCGCTAGACACACCATTTCGGGAAGGCGAAGATAATACGCTCATTGATGTTTTGCACGACCATGGGCAAAAATCGCCCGACTCAGGATTGATGACAGAATCGCTCAAGCAGGAAATCCGCGACTCGCTGAATACGCTCAAAGACCGCGAGCGCGACGTGATCAAAATGTATTTCGGCATTGACAGGGAATATGCATTAACGCTTAATGAGATTGGCGAGGAATTCAATCTCACGCGGGAACGCGTGCGGCAGATTAAGGAAAATGCCATTCGTCGCCTTCGCCACAAATCCAGAAGCACCGAATTGAAATCTTTTTTAGGTTAA
- a CDS encoding sodium/glucose cotransporter yields the protein MNFSIFDWVVFIGYIVVVIGLGLFVSRERKGHKKDSADYFLASKQLPWWAIGASLIAANISAEQFIGMSGSGYVIGLGIATYEWTAAITLIVVAKYFLPIFLKEGIYTMPQLLEIRFDKRVRTGLAVFWLLLYIFVNLTSVMYLGALAMRAIMGIPLIYGIIGLAIFSALYSIYGGLKAVAWTDVLQVVVLIGGGLVTTFFALSAVGNGQGILAGFGELLSHAPEKFDMILDVSNPNYKELPGLGVLLGGMWMAHFFYWGCNQYITQRGLAAKSIKEAQHGLIFAGYLKILTPLIVVIPGIVAFVLNPNLAKPDEAYPWLLNTFVPAGLKGLAFAALIAAIVSSLSSMVNSTATIFSMDIYKQIIRKNASESDLVLTGRITSVVALVIAVLIAPTLSSLQQAFQFIQEFTGFISPGIFAIFTFGLFWKKATANSALWAAALTIPLSAGIKYFIPSMPFLNRMGIVFLLLSTIVVVITLIEKKGDDSKAIQINRKLFATDAIFNAGAIGIFGILAVLYILFW from the coding sequence ATGAATTTTTCAATATTTGACTGGGTGGTATTCATTGGCTACATCGTCGTGGTAATCGGGCTGGGGCTATTCGTTTCGCGCGAACGGAAAGGTCATAAAAAAGACTCCGCCGACTATTTTCTGGCAAGCAAACAATTGCCGTGGTGGGCAATCGGCGCGTCGCTGATCGCCGCCAATATCTCGGCGGAACAATTTATCGGGATGTCCGGCAGTGGTTACGTAATCGGCTTGGGCATCGCGACGTATGAATGGACGGCGGCAATTACGCTAATTGTCGTCGCCAAGTATTTTCTCCCGATTTTCCTGAAAGAGGGCATTTACACGATGCCACAACTGTTGGAAATTCGTTTCGATAAGCGGGTTCGTACTGGTCTGGCAGTTTTCTGGCTTCTCCTGTACATTTTCGTCAATCTGACGTCGGTCATGTATCTCGGTGCGCTGGCTATGAGGGCAATCATGGGAATTCCATTGATTTACGGAATCATCGGGCTGGCAATTTTCTCGGCGTTATACTCCATTTACGGCGGTTTGAAAGCCGTGGCATGGACGGACGTTTTGCAAGTCGTCGTTTTGATTGGCGGCGGATTGGTCACGACTTTCTTCGCATTAAGCGCTGTCGGAAACGGACAGGGCATTCTGGCAGGATTCGGCGAATTGTTGAGCCACGCTCCGGAAAAATTCGATATGATTCTGGATGTTTCCAATCCGAATTATAAAGAATTGCCGGGACTCGGCGTTTTACTGGGTGGTATGTGGATGGCGCATTTTTTCTATTGGGGATGCAATCAATACATCACCCAGCGCGGATTGGCCGCCAAGAGTATCAAAGAAGCGCAACACGGATTAATTTTCGCCGGTTATCTCAAAATTTTGACGCCACTGATCGTTGTCATTCCGGGAATCGTCGCGTTTGTCTTGAATCCGAATCTGGCAAAACCGGACGAGGCGTATCCGTGGTTATTGAACACGTTCGTTCCAGCCGGTCTAAAAGGATTAGCTTTCGCCGCGTTGATCGCCGCCATCGTCTCATCGCTCAGTTCGATGGTCAATAGCACGGCGACAATTTTCTCGATGGATATTTATAAACAAATCATCCGCAAAAACGCGTCGGAGTCCGACTTGGTTCTGACGGGCAGAATCACCAGTGTGGTTGCATTGGTCATCGCGGTTCTGATCGCGCCAACCCTTTCGTCGCTTCAGCAGGCATTTCAATTCATTCAGGAATTTACCGGCTTCATCAGCCCGGGCATCTTCGCCATTTTCACTTTCGGCTTATTCTGGAAGAAAGCCACGGCAAATTCGGCGCTCTGGGCGGCGGCGTTAACTATTCCGCTTTCAGCAGGAATTAAATATTTCATTCCATCAATGCCGTTTCTTAACCGGATGGGCATCGTGTTCTTACTGTTAAGCACGATCGTAGTCGTCATCACATTAATCGAGAAAAAAGGTGACGATTCGAAAGCGATCCAGATCAATCGGAAGTTGTTTGCCACCGACGCGATTTTCAACGCCGGCGCGATCGGTATTTTCGGAATTTTGGCTGTGTTGTATATCCTTTTCTGGTAG
- a CDS encoding endoglucanase, with protein sequence MFILVIFFATCVTDADTQAKNDDDTTTVYTVNRLLAPGINLGNALEAPNEGEWGVTIQDSYFDTIKSAGFNAVRIPIRWSAHAAADSPYTISPVFMNRVRHVVSTALTKNLAVVINIHHYDEIFQSPSVHQARFLSLWRQIGVQFKDASNHLVFEILNEPHDQLTASLWNEYLSSALAVIRETNPHRTVIIGVAEWGGLAALNKLSIPESDTNLIVTLHYYEPFSFTHQGAEWVTGSNEWLGTTWMATTTEKSNLEENFDQIKVWADDHHRPIFIGEFGAYSKADMTSRALWTQYVVSACQERDFSWAYWEFCSGFGAFDTKTGTWRQSLLNALIQSP encoded by the coding sequence ATGTTTATCCTTGTGATTTTTTTCGCCACCTGCGTAACAGACGCGGATACCCAAGCAAAAAATGATGACGACACGACGACAGTCTATACGGTAAATCGCCTACTTGCTCCCGGAATCAATCTGGGAAACGCACTGGAAGCGCCTAACGAAGGCGAATGGGGCGTTACGATTCAGGATAGTTACTTCGACACGATCAAATCAGCCGGATTCAACGCGGTGAGAATTCCAATTCGCTGGTCGGCTCATGCGGCGGCGGATAGTCCTTACACGATTTCTCCTGTTTTCATGAACCGCGTTCGGCATGTCGTCAGTACAGCCCTCACAAAAAATCTCGCGGTTGTCATCAACATTCATCACTACGACGAAATTTTCCAATCGCCTTCCGTTCACCAAGCGCGGTTCCTCTCGCTTTGGCGACAAATTGGGGTGCAATTTAAAGATGCCTCCAATCATTTAGTCTTCGAAATTCTCAATGAACCGCATGACCAGTTAACGGCTTCACTATGGAATGAGTATTTGTCCTCGGCATTAGCCGTAATTCGCGAAACAAATCCGCATCGAACGGTGATTATCGGCGTGGCGGAATGGGGCGGACTCGCCGCGCTGAACAAATTATCCATACCGGAAAGCGACACCAACCTGATCGTCACGCTTCATTATTACGAACCCTTTTCCTTCACGCATCAGGGCGCGGAATGGGTCACCGGCAGTAATGAATGGCTGGGTACAACCTGGATGGCAACAACCACAGAAAAGAGCAATCTCGAAGAAAATTTCGACCAGATCAAAGTCTGGGCAGATGATCATCATCGTCCGATTTTTATCGGTGAGTTTGGCGCGTATAGCAAAGCAGATATGACCTCGCGCGCGTTATGGACCCAATACGTCGTGAGCGCCTGCCAAGAACGAGATTTTTCCTGGGCATATTGGGAATTTTGCTCTGGTTTTGGCGCATTCGATACAAAAACAGGAACTTGGCGACAGTCACTGTTAAATGCGCTGATTCAGTCACCCTAA
- a CDS encoding glycoside hydrolase family 5, whose amino-acid sequence MRKFWIVLGLLFSITIESGLGFYHTSGKNIVDTNGNTVFLKGYGLGGWLVPEGYMLHFPGYGSPTSIRNQIVDVIGESGADEFFQLYRQNYVTEKDIARIAGWGFNSIRLPLHYEFFSPIDQPGVFIETGFIFIDSLLNWCKRNGMVVILDMHCAPGGQNSGNISDSDGEAKLWTILANQTRLIEIWKKIAERYANEEDIVGYDLLNEPVMPIGYSNTDLRNLYISLRNAVREVDNNHILFIEGSRYATDFTSLTPRFDVNMAYSFHKYWSETTISTIQAYLNIRDNQNIPLWMGESGENSNPWFYAMVQQYNTLNLSWCWWAHKKFESTSSPLSAKLPTSFQQLVDYWNGQGTKPSTVFAKSILLEMAGNLAIEKCAYQPDVIASLTDDEFGIKPKPFKSHTTPGIISAVDYDLGTQSIAYSDNDYQNTDWANFQQWNSGGSYRNDGVDIEPKSGSYNEYIVGWINSGEWLIYTTNVLYDGNYKFAFRVSSPNNGTKLKLLVDNQNLTGDMTVPNTGGWQNWQDIQTIALPLTKGVHQIKIEIVSGGFNFAHIQINPTQNGVFEEIDEDEYIFIGKNYPNPFNESTMIPIYMGAKSHIDLKVYDLQGHLIRTLVNRTCLPGLYTFKWDGQDESGCTVGSGVFAYQLNIGSKERSWLVSHLK is encoded by the coding sequence ATGAGAAAATTTTGGATCGTTTTAGGGTTATTGTTCTCGATTACTATCGAAAGTGGGCTAGGTTTTTATCACACTTCCGGCAAGAATATTGTCGATACGAACGGAAATACCGTTTTCTTAAAAGGCTACGGACTCGGCGGATGGCTTGTTCCGGAAGGCTATATGCTTCATTTTCCGGGCTACGGCTCGCCAACTTCGATTAGAAACCAGATCGTCGATGTTATCGGCGAAAGTGGAGCAGACGAATTTTTTCAATTGTACCGGCAAAATTATGTCACAGAGAAAGACATCGCGCGTATCGCCGGCTGGGGATTCAATTCGATTCGCCTGCCACTTCATTATGAATTTTTTTCGCCGATAGACCAACCGGGCGTTTTTATCGAAACCGGCTTTATATTCATCGACAGTCTGCTCAATTGGTGCAAACGAAACGGAATGGTTGTTATTCTGGACATGCACTGCGCGCCCGGCGGTCAGAATTCCGGAAACATCAGCGACAGCGATGGCGAAGCCAAACTCTGGACAATTCTTGCCAACCAGACTCGTCTGATCGAAATCTGGAAAAAAATCGCAGAGCGATATGCAAATGAAGAAGATATCGTTGGATATGATTTGCTAAACGAACCGGTAATGCCGATCGGCTACTCGAATACGGATCTGAGAAATCTTTATATTAGCCTTCGAAACGCGGTTCGTGAAGTTGATAACAACCACATCCTGTTCATAGAAGGCAGTAGGTATGCGACGGATTTTACATCATTGACGCCGCGATTTGACGTCAATATGGCTTACAGTTTTCATAAATATTGGAGCGAAACGACAATTAGCACGATTCAGGCGTACCTCAATATCCGGGACAATCAGAACATTCCGCTCTGGATGGGCGAATCCGGCGAAAATTCCAATCCGTGGTTCTACGCAATGGTTCAGCAATATAATACTTTGAACCTGAGCTGGTGTTGGTGGGCTCATAAAAAATTTGAATCGACATCCAGCCCGCTTTCAGCCAAACTGCCGACGAGTTTCCAACAGTTGGTCGATTACTGGAACGGACAGGGTACAAAGCCGTCAACCGTGTTCGCGAAATCAATTTTACTGGAAATGGCGGGAAATCTTGCTATCGAAAAGTGTGCCTATCAACCCGATGTCATTGCATCTCTGACTGACGATGAATTCGGAATAAAACCCAAACCGTTCAAATCGCATACGACGCCGGGAATTATCTCAGCCGTCGATTACGATTTAGGGACGCAGAGCATCGCCTATTCCGACAATGATTATCAAAACACGGACTGGGCTAATTTCCAGCAATGGAATTCCGGCGGTTCTTACCGCAACGACGGCGTGGATATCGAGCCAAAATCCGGGAGTTACAATGAATACATCGTCGGTTGGATCAACTCCGGCGAATGGCTGATTTATACGACGAATGTGCTCTACGACGGCAACTACAAATTTGCATTCCGCGTTTCCAGTCCGAACAACGGAACGAAGTTAAAACTGCTGGTTGACAACCAGAATCTGACGGGCGATATGACCGTTCCAAACACGGGCGGATGGCAGAACTGGCAGGACATTCAAACGATTGCTTTACCGCTGACAAAAGGCGTCCATCAAATCAAAATCGAAATTGTCTCCGGCGGATTCAATTTTGCACATATTCAGATCAATCCAACCCAAAACGGCGTCTTCGAGGAAATCGACGAGGACGAGTACATTTTCATAGGGAAAAATTATCCGAATCCGTTTAACGAATCGACGATGATACCCATTTATATGGGTGCGAAAAGTCATATCGACTTGAAAGTGTATGATTTACAAGGACATTTAATCCGGACGCTTGTTAACCGAACTTGCTTACCCGGGCTTTACACCTTTAAATGGGATGGACAAGACGAGAGCGGATGCACCGTCGGCTCTGGTGTTTTTGCATATCAACTGAACATCGGAAGCAAAGAGCGATCGTGGTTAGTATCGCACCTGAAATAA